The following coding sequences lie in one Cryptococcus neoformans var. neoformans B-3501A chromosome 2, whole genome shotgun sequence genomic window:
- a CDS encoding hypothetical protein (Match to EST gb|CF188718.1|CF188718) encodes MDKVQFQLESTILELKDLHEKGLFTKNEINEITKRRTAFEMALIRRVQRKEDFFKYAQYEINLERLRRVRWRKLRYHINPPPPSASTYSIQRRTLYILKRATSKFPQDLSVWLTYIQYASREGMRKVVAQGLTKALQFHPTSSTLYLLQAYFHLHPNSPFPQSILPDSTKDLSLSEDSDESDKPPAFAIEGVNPARTALLLGLRLVPTSPEIWTEYIKLELGWVEALRRRWKLLGIKDAFADKPVPEGAKSFEGDEDALMGGEGAFGPEGEDARKSILAGQLVIHALTSALNAIEPREVIEGRKNGGMWFRERLLALFRGYPSPLRARCLEVVHEELRSISIADSSDRQVACNARLLGISRKLFERPYEEGEEPVMEGEYALSGVDLVEEYGKIGKEIRKIAKGSKDPMWTETAGKWLIERINSHQDYPELRQYLESVACNLQKASK; translated from the exons ATGGACAAAGTTCAATTCCAGCTCGAATCTACCATCCTGGAGCTCAAAGATCTTCACGAAAAGGGCCTCTTCACCAAA AATGAGATCAACGAAATAACAAAGAGGCGAACTGCTTTTGAAATGGCTTTGATTCGCAGGGTGCAGCGAAAGGAAGATTTCTTCAAATATGCGCAATATGAGATCAACCTCGAGCGATTAAGACGGgtgagatggagaaagcTTC GCTACCACATCaatccccctcctccttccgcTTCCACCTACTCAATCCAAAGGAGAACACTTTATATCTTGAAGCGTGCAACGTCAAAGTTTCCTCAAGATCTCTCGGTTTGGTTGACTTATATCCAATATGCGAGCAGAGAAGGTATGCGTAAGGTTGTTGCACAAGGTCTTACCAA AGCTTTGCAATTCCACCCGACATCATCTACTCTTTACCTCCTACAAGCCTacttccatcttcaccctAATTCACCTTTCCCACAATCCATCCTTCCCGATTCTACCAAGGATCTTTCATTGTCAGAGGACTCAGACGAATCAGATAAACCTCCTGCGTTTGCCATTGAAGGCGTCAACCCTGCACGTACCGCTCTCTTGCTCGGTCTCCGACTCGTCCCCACATCCCCCGAAATATGGACAGAGTACATCAAGCTCGAGCTGGGATGGGTGGAGGCGTTGAGAAGGCGATGGAAATTATTAGGTATTAAGGACGCCTTTGCTGATAAGCCAGTACCTGAAGGGGCGAAGAGTTTcgaaggcgatgaagatgcgttgatgggtggagaaggtgcTTTTGGGCCAGAGGGGGAAGATGCGCGGAAATCAATCCTCGCGGGACAGCTAGTCATCCATGCGCTGACATCAGCGCTGAACGCTATCGAACCAAGAGAAGTCAtcgaaggaaggaagaatggtgGGATGTGGTTCAGGGAGCGCCTCTTAGCTTTGTTCAGGGGTTATCCCAGCCCCCTTCGTGCAAGATGTCTGGAGGTTGTGCATGAGGAATTGCgatccatctccatcgcaGATTCTAGCGACAGACAGGTGGCGTGCAACGCACGATTACTCGGGATCTCCCGGAAACTATTTGAGAGACCATAtgaagagggtgaggagCCTGTGATGGAAGGCGAATATGCATTGTCAGGGGTAGATTTGGTTGAGGAGTATGGAAAAATTGGGAAAGAGATTAGGAAGATTGCGAAAGGAAGTAAAGACCCGATGTGGACAGAGACGGCGGGGAAATGGTTGATTGAGCGTATCAACAGTCATCAGGACTATCCCGAGCTG CGGCAGTATCTTGAGTCGGTCGCTTGTAACCTCCAAAAGGCTTCAAAGTGA
- a CDS encoding hypothetical protein (HMMPfam hit to DUF636, Protein of unknown function (DUF636), score: 70.8, E(): 3.5e-18), with the protein MPVTLTGGCFCTDLTYRVSLDSLDDARVTLCHCSSCKKAFGGDFGLTAKIPVSSFRYIRGQATEHKAKNGVKREFCGICGSYILEYGEAAANDFRYIVVGSLDEPAVLPPKGEFFCKNRLEWMPQIPSE; encoded by the exons ATGCCAGTGACTCTTACAGGCGGCTGCTTTTGTACCGATCTTACCTATCGTGTGTCTCTTGATTCTCTGGACGACGCGAGGGTGACGCTATGTCACTGTTCGAGCTGCAAG AAAGCGTTTGGAGGCGATTTCGGCTTGACCGCAAAGATCCCTGTCTCGAGCTTCCGGTATATTCGAGGTCAAGCAACAGAACACAAGGCGAAGAATGGGGTGAAAAGAGAGTTCTGCGGTATTTGCGGGAGCTACATCCTTGAGTATGGG GAAGCGGCCGCAAATGATTTCCGATACATTGTCGTCGGATCCCTTGACGAACCTGCTGTTCTTCCACCCAAGGGTGAGTTCTTCTGCAAGAACAGATTGGAGTGGATGCCCCAGATACCCAGTGAGTAG
- a CDS encoding hypothetical protein (Match to EST gb|CF185805.1|CF185805; HMMPfam hit to Pkinase, Protein kinase domain, score: 281.2, E(): 1.6e-81), which yields MSSLASAPPTASIPASDSYNSPVQSSGPGLGNGNSTPSKWKSVFKLGRTATIGRGKENRSALGGESFVLDNKEQQSFAGEVSPAVPTEPYLPPRKTQLRAHTDPYPPKSPSVKNNPGSVSVEHFDSKVLHEEGMPKTREEGSSESFNVHLNSSNGNLQTTSTSGEQSRPYSSVTDSASASTTERTSHSSGGHFLPGDGSLHGVASSNTYGTASTRSPTGGPLGIGNLKSRFFSAPLSAPAGKNKHDKSKSEKYRGLGKVATDFPQSTAPPSSAGGASSSGGGRKKSDGSSSLSSRGAASPRTPAKSKREPSANSSRRMPFGQTNDNGSNSGSVAARFLRRVVSAPNTKALFSNNLFSNAPDVPPLPAPKNQPNSSTSSKEKSSSPVVIVGNSGGHIDLTSSPDSDHPPSISPLSNSSTMYTSQTSHTPSASASATPTPSPLKQKNHFLSPTASPSPGQGSGLSAKGTRASRSLTTGTAPVLKNIRQLQGYSGSSPGGGGYMDGESRHKQVFKRTYSSNSIKTKQVEVTASSFQKIKLLGKGDVGKVYLVREKKTDKLFAMKVLSKKEMIKRNKIKRALAEQEILATANHPFIVTLFHSFQSQDYLFFVLDYCMGGEFFRALQTRPGKCLSEEHAKFYAAEVTAALEYLHLNGYIYRDLKPENILLHQSGHIMLSDFDLSKQSGEAGGAPAAIRHGGPNGQTILVDTRSCIADFRTNSFVGTEEYIAPEVIKGHSHSSAVDWWTLGILVYEMIFATTPFKGPNRNATFANVMKNEVLFPESVPVSSNCKSCIRKLLIKDENKRLGSASGASEVKQHKWFASVNWGLLRNMTPPIIPEESNGIDTINFRPLRESKSIDFDRDDITTDIIHAKAGSPSVSGNSTPGMLTPKELVQTTSSSSPIGGGAGGTSGHSSSAMPIPGSMRGYDKEKNPFGEFSSVTRDFGEC from the exons ATGTCGTCTCTCGCGTCCGCTCCCCCTACAGCATCCATACCCGCCTCCGACTCCTACAACTCCCCCGTCCAGTCCTCCGGCCCAGGTTTAGGCAACGGCAACAGTACTCCGTCAAAGTGGAAGAGTGTCTTTAAACTTGGGAGGACAGCGACAATAGGGAGGGGTAAAGAGAATAGATCAGCGTTGGGTGGTGAGAGCTTTGTGCTGGATAACAAGGAACAACAGTCATTTGCAGGGGAAGTCTCGCCTGCGGTGCCAACAGAACCTTACCTTCCCCCTCGTAAAACACAACTTCGCGCTCATACCGACCCCTACCCACCTAAATCGCCCAGCGTCAAAAACAACCCTGGTAGCGTGAGCGTTGAACACTTTGATTCTAAAGTACTTCACGAAGAAGGCATGCCGAAGacgagagaagagggttCGAGTGAGAGTTTCAATGTCCATCTCAACTCGAGTAATGGAAATCTCCAAACAACATCGACCTCGGGTGAACAGTCGCGACCTTATTCGTCTGTGACGGATTCTGCGTCTGCATCTACTACAGAGCGTACTTCGCATTCTTCCGGCGGTCACTTCCTCCCGGGAGATGGGAGTTTACATGGTGTCGCCTCGTCAAACACCTACGGGACCGCGTCTACTCGTTCACCCACTGGCGGTCCGCTTGGGATTGGGAACTTGAAAAGCCGATTTTTCTCAGCACCCTTATCTGCACCAGCGGGTAAGAACAAGCACGATAAGAGTAAGAGCGAAAAGTACCGTGGTCTAGGAAAAGTCGCTACCGATTTCCCCCAGTCCACCGCACCACCATCCAGTGCAGGAGGAGCGTCAAGCagtggtggagggaggaagaagagtgatgGTTCATCGTCGCTTTCGTCGAGAGGCGCAGCGTCACCGCGAACGCCCGCGAAGTCGAAGCGCGAACCGTCAGCCAACTCTTCTAGGCGAATGCCGTTTGGGCAGACTAACGATAATGGAAGCAACTCTGGATCAGTAGCCGCGAGGTTTCTCCGACGGGTGGTCTCTGCCCCAAACACAAAagccctcttctccaataaCCTTTTCAGCAACGCTCCTGATGTACCGCCATTACCTGCACCCAAGAATCAGCCTAACAGCTCAACTtccagcaaggaaaagtcCTCATCACCTGTAGTGATCGTCGGCAACTCTGGAGGACATATCGACCTCACTTCTTCCCCGGATAGTGACCACCCGCCATCTATCAGTCCATTAtccaactcttccacaATGTATACCTCGCAGACATCACATACCCCCTCAGCCTCAGCCTCAGCGACTCCTACCCCCTCGCCTCTCAAGCAGAAGAACCATTTTTTGAGCCCGACGGCTTCTCCTAGTCCGGGTCAAGGATCGGGGCTTTCTGCCAAAGGAACAAGAGCGAGTAGGAGCTTGACGACAGGTACGGCGCCGGTACTGAAAAATATCAGACAGCTCCAGGGATATTCGGGGTCAAGTCCCGGGGGAGGTGGGTATATGGATGGGGAGAGCAGGCATAAGCAGGTATTTAAGAGGACGTATAGTAGTAATTCTATAAAGACCAAACAG GTTGAAGTGACAGCGTCATCGTTCCAGAAGATAAAACTGCTGGGTAAAGGAGATGTTGGGAAAGTGTATTtggtgagggagaagaagacggataAGCTGTTTGCTATGAAGG TGTTATcgaaaaaggagatgatCAAGCGAAACAAGATCAAACGCGCTCTCGCTGAGCAAGAAATCCTCGCAACAGCAAACCACCCATTCATCGTCACCTTGTTCCACTCGTTCCAATCGCAAGAttacctcttcttcgttcttgATTACTGTATGGGCGGTGAATTCTTCCGTGCGTTGCAGACGAGACCGGGGAAATGTTTGTCGGAGGAGCATGCCAAGTTTTATGCGGCGGAAGTAACGGCAGCATTAGAGTATCTTCATTTGAATGGGTATATCTACCGCGATTTGAAACCTGAGA atatcctcctccaccagtCGGGACATATCATGCTTTCTGATTTCGACCTCTCAAAGCAGTCTGGTGAAGCGGGTGGTGCGCCAGCAGCTATACGTCATGGTGGACCTAACGGC CAAACGATACTGGTAGATACGCGTTCGTGTATAGCGGATTTCAGAACCAACTCGTTTGTCGGTACGGAAGAGTATATTGCACCAGAGGTTATTAAGGGACATAGTCATTCCTCGGCTGTGGATTGGTGGACGCTGGGTATTTTGGTTTATGAGATGATT TTTGCGACGACACCATTCAAGGGTCCAAATAGGAACGCGACATTCGCGAATGtcatgaagaatgaagTCCTCTTCCCTGAATCAGTACCCGTTTCAAG CAATTGCAAATCATGTATTCGCAAGCTTTTGATCAAAGATGAGAACAAGCGTCTTGGTTCTGCGTCTGGTGCGAGCGAAGTGAAGCAGCACAAGTGGTTTGCATCGGTGAACTGGGGTTTGTTGAGGAATATGACACCGCCT ATTATCCCCGAGGAATCAAATGGAATTGATACAATAAATTTCCGACCTTTAAGAGAAAGCAAGAGCATAGATTTCGATCGAGACGATATT ACTACCGACATCATCCACGCCAAAGCAGGTTCTCCTTCCGTCTCTGGGAACTCTACTCCAGGTATGCTCACCCCTAAGGAGCTCGTCCAAACAacgtcatcatcgtcaccCATCGGTGGTGGAGCTGGCGGTACATCTGGCCACTCTTCGTCAGCGATGCCAATACCAGGCTCGATGCGGGGATATGATAAGGAGAAGAATCCGTTTGGGGAGTTTAGCAGTGTAACAAGAGATTTTGGGGAGTGCTAA
- a CDS encoding hypothetical protein (Match to EST gb|CF189539.1|CF189539; HMMPfam hit to NifU_N, NifU-like N terminal domain, score: 247.6, E(): 2.2e-71): MMRNTILRSTAAMASTSFARPAVRARPVLAAARTMGAGAGVSKRGYHAKVIDHYENPRNVGNLPKGDFDVGTGLVGAPACGDVMKLQIRVGEDGVISEVKFKTFGCGSAIASSSYMTERVKGMTLDQAGAVKNTEIAKELCLPPVKLHCSLLAEDAIKSAIKDYQTKRAQRLASTNATLASSSSQPQQAAA; encoded by the exons ATGATGCGAAACACTATCCTCCGATCTACCGCCGCTATGgcttccacctctttcgCTCGACCTGCTGTTCGAGCTCGACCTGTACTCGCCGCTGCTCGAACGATGGGTGCCGGCGCTGGTGTTTCCAAGAGGGGATACCACGCCAAGGTCATTGACCACTATGAGAATCCTCGTAAC GTTGGCAACCTTCCCAAGGGTGACTTTGATGTTGGAACTGGTCTTGTTGGTGCCCCCGCCTGTGGCGA CGTTATGAAGCTTCAAATCCGAGTAGGCGAAGACGGTGTCATCAGCGAAGTCAAGTTCAAGACGTTCGGTTGTGGTTCTGCTATCGCCTCATCGTCATATATGACTGAACGAGTAAAGGGCATGACCCTTGATCAGGCGGGTGCGGTGAAGAACACTGAGATTGCCAAGGAGCTCTGTCTTCCTCCTGTAAAGT TGCACTGCTCTCTCCTTGCGGAAGATGCTATCAAGTCTGCCATCAAGGACTACCAGACCAAGCGAGCTCAGCGACTTGCATCTACCAACGCTACtcttgcctcttcatcgtctcaGCCTCAACAGGCTGCTGCGTAA
- a CDS encoding hypothetical protein (HMMPfam hit to Sugar_tr, Sugar (and other) transporter, score: 391.0, E(): 1.5e-114): MAWKITEDRPTPPQVYNWRLYIAALLIAWGAITFGYDGAFMGTTIARSSFKAYFGLDTLSSGEYANVSSNVTSCFQAAAFFGAAFSWALMESYGRKMTLQISTVVFIVGAILQTCPPKNLSYIYSGRSLCGLAVGGITGTVPAYISELSVPSIRGRLTGLFEIAYQLGSLVGFWVNYGVSEHINLDSDVTWRLPMGIQLIPAGILMAGSFFLKESPLFYLKKDQDEKALSVLTYLRNLPEDHPYIQEEISLYRERILHERAVVSGKPGLWGYLRGAGKAVILKGIRNRMALAFIMFALQNFSGANAINYYSPTLFGSLGITDVNLYTGIYGLVKAVGSIIFYVYFIDMWGRRQPWMVSSVACALCLIYVGAYVKIGHPADQEVISHSTKQGGTAATTLIMFYSVFWSFGANGLPWIVTSEIYPLGIRGLCGAYAAMCQWLWQFVITKTTPDIFLAMGWGTWIFFAGCLMLSAVWAYFFLPETKGLRLDEMDALFGFTGEEKSGILHPDSVHDPQARKLQRPSHEEEISTKKLEEV; encoded by the exons ATGGCCTGGAAGATCACAGAAGACCGTCCGACGCCGCCACAAGTG TATAACTGGAGACTGTACATTGCTGCTCTCTTAATCGCATGGGGTGCTATCACTTTTGG TTACGATGGTGCATTCATGGGTACGACCATTGCTCGTTCATCATTCAAAGCATACTTCGGCCTTGATACACTCTCCTCCGGCGAATATGCCAATGTCTCTTCCAATGTCACTTCTTGTTTCCAAGCCGCTGCCTTTTTTGGTgccgccttctcctggGCTCTCATGGAGTCATACGGTCGAAAGATGACCTTGCAAATCTCAACGGTGGTTTTTATCGTTGGTGCCATCTTGCAAACATGTCCTCCCAAGAACTTGAGTTACATCTACAGTGGAAGATCCCTTTGTGGTTTGGCTGTTGGTGGTATCACCGGTACTG TTCCTGCCTACATTAGTGAACTTTCTGTTCCGAGTATTCGAGGACGATTGACTGGTCTCTTCGAGATTGCTTATCAGCTTGGTTCCCTCGTCGGCTTC TGGGTCAATTATGGTGTCTCTGAGCACATAAACCTCGACAGCGACGTTACTTGGCGTCTTCCTATGGGTATCCAGTTGAT TCCTGCTGGTATCCTTATGGCCGGttcattcttcctcaaagagtctcctctcttctacttgaagaaggatcaAGACGAGAAGGCACTTTCAGTTCTTACCTACCTTCGAAATCTCCCCGAAGACCACCCCTACATCCAGGAGGAGATTTCCCTCTACCGTGAACGTATCCTCCACGAGCGGGCGGTCGTCTCTGGCAAGCCCGGTCTGTGGGGCTATCTTCGCGGTGCAGGCAAGGCAGTCATCCTAAAGGGTATTCGAAACCGTATGGCACTTGCTTTCATTATGTTTGCGCTCCAGAATTTCTCAG GTGCCAACGCCATCAACTACTATTCCCCCACTTTGTTCGGGTCCCTCGGTATCACTGACGTCAACCTTTACACCGGTATCTATGGATTGGTCAAAGCTGTCGgctccatcatcttctacGTCTACTTCATCGACATGTGGGGTAGAAGGCAGCCTTGGATGGTCTCTTCGGTCGCTTGTGCTCTCTGCTTGATCTACGTTGGCGCCTACGTTAAAATTGGTCACCCTGCCGACCAAGAGGTCATTTCCCACTCCACCAAACAGGGTGGTACCGCTGCCACTACCTTGATCATGTTCTACTCTGTCTTCTGGTCCTTCGGTGCTAACGGTCTTCCTTGGATCGTCACTTCTGAGATCTACCCTCTTGGTATTCGTGGTCTTTGTGGTGCTTATGCTGCCATGTGCCAATGGCTTTGGCAGTTCGTTATCAC TAAGACTACACCTGACATCTTCCTCGCTATGGGCTGGGGTACCTGGATCTTCTTCGCTGGCTGTCTTATGCTCAGTGCCGTCTGGGcctacttcttcctccccgaAACC AAAGGTCTTCGTCTCGACGAAATGGATGCCCTCTTCGGTTTCACAGGTGAAGAAAAATCAGGGATCCTTCACCCTGACTCTGTTCACGACCCTCAGGCGAGAAAATTGCAACGTCCGTCTCACGAGGAGGAGATCTCCACAAaaaagcttgaagaagtgtaA